The following proteins are encoded in a genomic region of Hymenobacter siberiensis:
- a CDS encoding endonuclease/exonuclease/phosphatase family protein, with amino-acid sequence MLTGFRYLLAMLSALALLLTLVSVVPSSEWWVQMLGFPRFQTLVVLTALLLGWLALRWPAHWRVRQGLLIGLGAGIGVQVFFLWPYLPFAPKEVPNAPAGASTRIRILIINVLMKNRQDERLRQLVQAVQPDVLLALEPDAWWARALRPLQPAYPYRVELPRDNAYGMILYSRLPLAHTQVQNLLQHGVPSIRTRLRLPDGRQVTFFGIHPTPPIPDTYPDGVGLRGKALQKVTDAVRQNERPTIVAGDFNDVSWSGTIHQLTREGELHDVRLGRGLYNTFDARSTLARWPLDHFFVSEPFQVVALKRLPDVGSDHFPLYIELALPDR; translated from the coding sequence TTGCTGACCGGATTCCGCTACCTGCTGGCCATGCTGAGCGCCCTGGCACTGCTGCTGACGTTGGTTTCGGTGGTGCCGTCGAGTGAATGGTGGGTGCAGATGCTGGGCTTCCCCCGATTCCAGACGCTGGTGGTGCTGACGGCACTGCTGCTGGGGTGGCTGGCACTGCGCTGGCCAGCGCACTGGCGGGTGCGGCAGGGGCTGCTTATCGGCCTGGGAGCAGGCATTGGCGTGCAGGTCTTTTTTCTGTGGCCCTACCTGCCCTTTGCCCCCAAAGAGGTGCCCAATGCCCCGGCCGGAGCCAGCACTCGGATTCGCATTTTGATAATCAACGTGTTGATGAAAAACCGGCAGGACGAGCGCCTACGGCAGCTGGTGCAGGCCGTGCAGCCCGATGTGCTGCTGGCCCTGGAACCCGATGCCTGGTGGGCACGGGCCCTGCGCCCCCTGCAACCCGCCTACCCCTACCGCGTAGAACTGCCCCGCGATAATGCCTACGGCATGATACTCTACTCGCGCCTGCCGCTGGCCCATACGCAGGTGCAAAACCTGCTCCAGCACGGCGTGCCGTCCATTCGCACGCGGCTGCGGCTGCCCGATGGCCGCCAGGTCACGTTTTTTGGCATTCACCCCACGCCACCCATCCCCGATACCTACCCCGACGGCGTGGGCCTGCGCGGGAAGGCATTGCAGAAGGTAACCGATGCGGTGCGGCAGAATGAGCGCCCCACCATCGTGGCCGGCGACTTCAACGACGTGAGCTGGTCGGGTACCATTCATCAGCTCACCCGCGAGGGCGAGCTGCACGACGTGCGCCTCGGACGCGGCCTCTACAACACGTTTGATGCCCGCTCGACGCTGGCCCGCTGGCCGCTCGACCACTTTTTTGTCAGTGAGCCGTTTCAGGTAGTAGCGCTGAAGCGCCTGCCTGATGTGGGCTCCGACCATTTCCCTTTGTACATCGAGCTGGCGCTGCCTGACCGATAA